One window of the Microtus ochrogaster isolate Prairie Vole_2 chromosome 10, MicOch1.0, whole genome shotgun sequence genome contains the following:
- the Srm gene encoding spermidine synthase produces the protein MDPGPDSTAAPGPAAIREGWFRETCSLWPGQALSLQVEQLLHHRRSRYQDILVFRSKTYGNVLVLDGVIQCTERDEFSYQEMIANLPLCSHPNPRKVLIIGGGDGGVLREVVKHPSVESVVQCEIDEDVIEVSKKFLPGMAIGYSSSKLTLHVGDGFEFMKQNQDAFDVIITDSSDPMGPAESLFKESYYQLMKTALKEDGILCCQGECQWLHLDLIKEMRHFCKSLFPVVGYAYCTIPTYPSGQIGFMLCSKNPSTNFREPVQQLTQAQVEQMQLKYYNTEMHRAAFVLPEFTRKALNDIS, from the exons atGGATCCCGGCCCCGACAGCACAGCCGCGCCCGGCCCCGCCGCCATCCGCGAGGGCTGGTTCCGAGAGACCTGCAGCTTGTGGCCTGGCCAGGCCTTGTCGCTGCAGGTGGAGCAGCTGCTGCACCACCGGCGCTCGCGGTACCAAGACATCCTCGTCTTCCGCAG TAAAACCTACGGCAACGTGCTGGTTCTGGATGGCGTCATCCAGTGTACCGAGAGGGACGAGTTCTCCTACCAGGAGATGATCGCCAACCTGCCACTCTGCAGCCACCCCAACCCGCGGAAG GTACTGATCATCGGGGGTGGAGATGGGGGCGTCCTACGGGAAGTGGTGAAGCACCCGTCTGTGGAGTCTGTGGTCCAGTGTGAGATCGATGAG gATGTCATTGAAGTCTCTAAGAAGTTTCTGCCGGGTATGGCCATCGGTTATTCTAGCTCTAAGCTGACCCTCCACGTGGGTGATGGCTTTGAGTTCATGAAACAGAACCAAGATGCCTTCGACGTCATCATCACCGACTCCTCGGACCCCATGG GCCCCGCTGAGAGCCTCTTCAAGGAGTCCTATTACCAGCTCATGAAGACAGCACTCAAGGAAGATGGCATCCTTTGCTGCCAGG GTGAGTGCCAGTGGCTGCACCTAGACCTCATCAAGGAGATGAGGCACTTCTGCAAATCTCTCTTCCCTGTGGTGGGCTATGCCTACTGCACCATCCCCACCTACCCAAGCGGCCAGATTGGTTTCATGCTATGTAGCAAAAACCCG AGCACCAACTTCCGGGAGCCTGTGCAGCAGCTGACACAGGCCCAGGTGGAGCAGATGCAGCTGAAATACTATAACACGGAGATGCACCGCGCAGCCTTTGTGCTGCCCGAGTTCACCCGCAAG GCCCTGAATGACATAAGCTGA